From the Primulina tabacum isolate GXHZ01 chromosome 15, ASM2559414v2, whole genome shotgun sequence genome, one window contains:
- the LOC142526639 gene encoding LOW QUALITY PROTEIN: 3-ketoacyl-CoA synthase 20-like (The sequence of the model RefSeq protein was modified relative to this genomic sequence to represent the inferred CDS: deleted 1 base in 1 codon): MGNEGNVNKNAETGKISIDSTSERKNRNSLPNFVQSVRLKYVKLGYHYLISHAMYLFLFPLLGISSVNLSSVTVEDLILLWDQLKFNLVSVFVCSALMVFLTTLYFMTRPRKVYLVDFACYKPDSKFICSKELFMERSIGANIFTPENLAFQKKILERSGLGQKTYFPEGILSVPANLSMSQARNEAEMVMFGAIDELLAKTGIKAKDIGILVVNCSLFNPTPSLSAMVVNHYKLRGNILSYNLGGMGCSAGLISVDLAKQLLQVHPNSYALVVSMENITLNWYLGNSRSMLVSNCIFRMGGAAILLSNKPSDKHRAKYQLIHTVRTHKGADDKSYSSVFQEEDDKKEAGVSLSKDLMAVAGEALKTNITILGPLVLPMSEQLLFFVTLVARKVLKMKIKPYIPNFKLAFEHFCIHAGGRAVLDEIEKNLELSEWHMEPSRMTLYRFGNTSSSSLWYELAYSEAKGRIRKGDRTWQIAFGSGFKCNSAVWKALRRIEPAKEKNPWMDEVDEFPVEVPS; the protein is encoded by the exons ATGGGGAATGAAGGGAATGTTAACAAAAATGCCGAAACGGGGAAGATTTCGATCGACTCTACAAGTGAGAGAAAAAATCGTAATAGCTTGCCCAACTTTGTTCAATCCGTTAGGCTGAAATATGTGAAACTTGGCTATCACTACTTGATATCACATGCCATGTACTTGTTTCTTTTCCCTTTACTTGGGATTTCCTCCGTTAATCTGTCTAGTGTAACGGTGGAGGATTTGATCCTTTTATGGGATCAACTGAAATTCAATCTTGTTTCGGTCTTCGTATGTTCTGCGCTTATGGTTTTTTTAACCACCCTTTACTTCATGACTAGGCCAAGAAAGGTCTACCTAGTCGACTTCGCATGTTACAAGCCCGATTCTAAGTTTATTTGTAGCAAAGAACTGTTTATGGAAAGATCGATTGGTGCAAATATTTTTACGCCCGAAAATTtagcttttcaaaagaaaatctTGGAAAGGTCGGGC TTGGGACAGAAGACGTATTTTCCCGAAGGAATTTTAAGTGTGCCTGCGAACCTAAGCATGTCGCAGGCAAGAAATGAGGCGGAGATGGTTATGTTCGGGGCGATTGATGAATTGCTAGCGAAAACCGGTATAAAAGCTAAGGATATTGGGATTCTTGTGGTGAATTGCAGCTTGTTTAACCCAACACCATCTCTTTCCGCAATGGTTGTTAACCATTATAAGCTTAGAGGGAATATTTTGAGCTATAATCTTGGTGGAATGGGGTGCAGCGCTggtttgatatctgttgatcttGCAAAGCAACTTTTGCAG GTACACCCAAACTCATACGCATTGGTAGTGAGCATGGAGAATATAACCCTAAACTGGTATTTAGGAAACAGTCGGTCAATGCTTGTCTCGAACTGCATCTTCCGAATGGGTGGAGCCGCCATCCTCCTCTCCAACAAACCATCCGATAAACATCGTGCAAAGTATCAACTCATACACACCGTCCGGACTCACAAAGGTGCGGATGATAAGAGCTATAGCAGCGTGTTTCAAGAAGAGGACGACAAGAAAGAAGCAGGCGTCTCACTTTCCAAAGACTTGATGGCCGTGGCAGGAGAGGCGCTGAAGACAAACATCACTATTCTAGGCCCATTAGTCCTCCCCATGTCCGAACAATTACTATTCTTTGTCACGCTAGTTGCAAGAAAAGTATTGAAGATGAAAATTAAGCCCTATATTCCGAATTTCAAGCTTGCATTTGAGCATTTTTGCATTCATGCCGGTGGAAGAGCTGTGCTGGATGAGATTGAAAAGAATCTCGAGTTGAGCGAATGGCATATGGAGCCATCAAGGATGACTCTATATAGGTTCGGTAACACCTCTAGCAGTTCGTTATGGTATGAGTTAGCATATTCCGAGGCGAAGGGGCGGATCAGAAAGGGCGACAGGACATGGCAAATTGCATTTGGTTCTGGATTCAAGTGTAACAGTGCAGTTTGGAAGGCGTTGAGGCGGATTGAACCGGCCAAGGAGAAGAACCCCTGGATGGATGAGGTTGATGAGTTCCCTGTTGAGGTTCCAAGCTAA
- the LOC142527438 gene encoding LOW QUALITY PROTEIN: armadillo repeat-containing protein LFR-like (The sequence of the model RefSeq protein was modified relative to this genomic sequence to represent the inferred CDS: substituted 1 base at 1 genomic stop codon): protein MQKRDQSKLGGASGSSAAPAAKRGRPFGSGTNSAAAVAAAVGGDSAAPSTLLGPSLQVHSAFAEQNNKRIVLALQSGLKSELTWALNALTLLSFKEKDDVRKDATPLAKIPGVLDALLQVIDDWREIALPRVLTKTPRVRLLGMNTAVTGFGNXYETGDSVARPGTGSGSPSGWWFEEDGLFNLDEEGRAEKQLCAVAASNIIRNFSFMADNEIALSQSRHCLETMFQCLEDNITEDEELVTNALEIIMNLGPLIELRMFLPAKPFIMSPKRVVQVIMAMLGSPVKPWQCATAELLGRLILNPDNETFLQSFAPQIYGRLVDMMSIPSTDAQAAAIGALYNFAEINLDCRLKLASERWAIDRLLKVVRTPHPVPEICRKATLILENLVLEPQNKPLLVAYENAFADMLLSDTRYSDTFARILFELTSRPSSKVASARGIWGM, encoded by the exons ATGCAGAAGAGAGATCAGAGCAAGCTGGGTGGAGCATCCGGCAGTTCGGCCGCTCCTGCTGCCAAGAGAGGCCGTCCTTTCGGCAGCGGGACTAATTCTGCTGCCGCAGTTGCTGCGGCGGTAGGGGGTGATTCCGCCGCTCCGTCAACCCTCCTCGGTCCGTCCCTCCAGGTTCACTCGGCCTTCGCCG AGCAGAACAACAAAAGGATAGTTTTGGCTCTTCAAAGTGGACTAAAAAGTGAGCTGACTTGGGCTTTGAATGCTCTCACATTGCTTTCATTTAAAGAGAAAGATGACGTCCGAAAAGATGCAACTCCTCTTGCCAAAATTCCAGGAGTGCTTGACGCTTTACTTCAAGTT ATAGATGACTGGCGTGAGATAGCTCTACCCAGGGTCCTTACAAAGACACCAAGGGTGAGATTGCTCGGTATGAATACTGCTGTTACTGGATTTGGGAATTGATACGAAACTGGTGATTCTGTTGCACGTCCTGG TACTGGATCTGGTTCTCCTTCAGGTTGGTGGTTTGAGGAAGATGGCCTTTTTAACCTTGACGAGGAAGGACGTGCAGAAAAACAGCTTTGTGCTGTTGCTGCTTCAAATATTATCCGGAACTTTTCTTTCATGGCTGACAATGAAATTGCTCTGAGCCAGAGTCGTCACTGTCTCGAAACTATGTTTCAGTGTCTGGAAGACAATATTACAG AAGACGAAGAACTCGTTACAAATGCCCTTGAGATCATCATGAATCTGGGCCCTTTGATAGAACTTCGAATGTTTCTCCCTGCAAAACCATTCATAATGTC ACCAAAACGTGTGGTTCAGGTCATCATGGCAATGTTGGGATCTCCTGTCAAACCTTGGCAATGTGCAACTGCAGAACTACTTGGCCGTTTAATACTTAATCCTGATAATGAAACTTTCCTTCAGTCATTTGCTCCACAG ATTTATGGGAGATTAGTTGACATGATGAGCATACCATCCACTGATGCTCAAGCTGCTGCAATCGGTGCGCTCTACAATTTTGCCGAAATTAATTTGGACTGTCGGTTGAAACTTGCCAGTGAGAGATG GGCAATTGACCGGCTCTTGAAAGTGGTTAGGACACCACACCCTGTTCCTGAAATTTGCAGGAAAGCGACATTGATTTTGGAGAATCTTGTGTTGGAGCCGCAAAACAAGCCCCTTCTCGTAGCATATGAAAATGCATTTGCAGACATGCTTTTATCTGATACAAGGTACTCTGATACATTTGCTCGTATATTGTTTGAACTGACGTCTCGACCAAGCAGTAAAGTGGCATCTGCTCGTGGTATTTGGGGCATGTAA